A window of Acinonyx jubatus isolate Ajub_Pintada_27869175 chromosome B2, VMU_Ajub_asm_v1.0, whole genome shotgun sequence genomic DNA:
TGTCATCACAGGTATAGAATCATGTGGTGGGAAAGGGAGAAGCAGTGtattttctcttgtcttcccGTGGGTACAGGTAAAGCACAGATGCTCTGCTCGTCCCAGAGGGGATTGGGCCAGGGGTCGGGGAGGCTGCGGACAGACAGGGCAGGTGTAGTCTGTGTCAACTTTGAGGTTGGGGGTCTGAGGAGAGCCTTGGCTCACTGCCTCTCGGGGTTGCCCACAGCCATCCTTCCCCTGCGGAGTATGTTGAAGTGCTCCAGGAGCTACAGCGGCTTGAGAGCCGCCTCCAGCCCTTCCTGCAGCGCTATTATGAGGTTCTGGGCGCTGCCGCCACCACGGACTACAACAACAACGTGAGCCCCGCCtaccccctcacccccatttGTCCCAAATGGAATAGGCCGAAATACAGCTAATCCTTTCCCCAGAAAAAGACATTGTCTGCAACAGGATGATTCCTCTGTAGACTCGTAAGTGATGTTTTCCTTGTTTATAGGGAGGGTCATCATCTCTGTGATACCTACGGTCTTTGTACCTTTTCATACCTTGGGTTAATTAGGAGACTTAGGCAGAGTAAGGAAATTTAGCAGATGATGCTGTACTGATTTGCTGTAGGGTTTGTTGTAATAGGAAACTTTCCGTGTGCACGAAGTAGACTTTATTTATAGAGGTTGGGTCTACTTGGAAGCTTCTGAGGCTATGCCTGGGGGTGTAGAGAACGTGGTGTCATTCAAAGGTGGTACTGCTTTTGTTATTGACGTTCGTCCCAGCCTAATATTTTTGGTCTTTCTGTGCTTGACCCTGGGGATATAGCAAGAGGGCCGCGAAGAGGACCAGCGCTTGATCAACTTGGTGGGGGAGAGCCTACGGCTGCTGGGCAACACTTTTGTGGCGCTGTCTGACCTGCGCTGCAACCTGGCCTGTGCGCCCCCACGACACCTGCATGTGGTCCGGCCCATGTCTCACTACACCACCCCCATGGTGCTCCAGCAGGCAGCCATTCCCATCCAGGTGGGTCGGAGGGGAGGAGCCTGGTGTGAGGGAGACCGCATGGCTGGTGGTGGCATGACCCACGGTAGCTACCGGGTTTGACAGTAGTGAGAAGAGGTAGGGACTTTAGAAATACGTAGTGATGGAGAATGGGGGAGACTTCGGAAGTATATCACGGAGTGCCGTGGGTTAGGCTCTTATTTTACTCACTTCTGTGTCATTCATCTGTCTCCTCCAGATCAACGTGGGAACCACCGTGACCATGACAGGGAATGGGACTCGGCCCCCCCCGACTTCTAATGCGGAGGCAGCTCCCCCTGGTCCTGGGCAGGCCTCATCCCTGGCTCCCACTTCTACCACTGTCGAGTCCTCAACTGAGGGTGTTCCCCCACCAGGGCCGGCTCCCCCCCCGACCACCAGCCACCCAAGGGTCATCCGGATTTCCCACCAGAGCGTGGAACCTGTAGTCATGATGCACATGAACATCCAAGGTGAGTTAGGATTGGTTGTTGGTAGAGAAGAGCAACGTGGCTTGGGAGGGTGGTCTGTAGCGgggtgtgagagagggagggtggggaagggagaagtcAGGGCTGATGGAGGTAGCAGGGTTAACCAGACTAGAAACTTTTAGTTGGCatgcgtggggaggggcaggagtgaCTGCTTGTCCTTGCAGTTTTGTTTGCATGGTGAAGGGAGTGCCGCCTTCCTGTCTagatggagggagaggcaggctttttggtggggggagtAGCGGCCTGAAGGACGCCAGTCTCAGGAGGATATAGTTAGGCTTTGGCCCCGCCTGTCTCAGGgctactctctctgtctccttgccCAGATTCTGGCACACAGCCCGGTGGAGTTCCGAGTGCTCCCACTGGCCCCCTAGGACCCCCTGGTCATGGCCAAACCCTGGGTAAGAGTGAGGGCATCAGAGCAGGCAGAGCTCTGGGTAGAGAAGGGGTAGGGCCGAATGGGTGGGCTGAAGGGGGTCCAGGTTCAAGGTTACATCAGACCCGCCccccaggctccaccctcatccagctgccctccctgccccctgagTTCATGCACGCCGTCGCCCACCAGATCACTCATCAGGCCATGGTGGCAGCTGTTGCCTCCGCGGCCGCAGGTAATGACCTGGAAGGGGAAGTTTGGGAGGCGGGCACGGTCCATGGTGGTGGGTGCCGTTGGCTGGCAGTCAGGGGCCCAGCCTTCAGCCCTCTCTGGTCTCTCCCCTCTGCCACCCACAGGACAGCAGGTGCCGGGTTTCCCAACAGCTCCGACCCGGGTGGTGATTGCTCGGCCCACCCCTCCACAGGCTCGGCCTTCCCATCCTGGGGGGCCCCCAATCTCGGGTACTCTAGTGAGTAAGGGTGGAGGGGTTCTGGTGGGGAAGTTCGGGGAGAGAATCCTGTGGTGGGGAATGAAAAGGGCAGGACTGAAAGCCTCCTTTGTTCTCCCTTCAGCAGGGCGCTGGACTAGGTACCAATGCCTCTTTGGCCCAGATGGTGAGCGGCCTCGTGGGGCAGCTTCTTATGCAGCCCGTTCTTGTGGGTGAGTCCTCGTTCTTCCCTGTCTCCAGCTGTAGTCACTCCCACGGCCCTGCTGATGCTCCTTAATCTCCTTACTGGTGCTTCCCAGTTCTCTTCATAGGTCCTTCGTTCTTGCTTTCCTGCTGGGAAGATCAGAATGGAAATGCTGTAGGGTCTCGTTTCTctggatttcatctttttttcttttggcctctGTAGCTCAGGGGACCCCAGGAATGGCaccacctccagcccctgccaCTGCTTCAGCCAGTGCAGGCACCACCAACACAGCAACCACAGCTGGTCCTGCCCCCGGGGGGCCCGCCCAGCCTCCACCCCCTCAACCCTCAGCAGCCGATCTTCAGTTCTCACAGCTCCTAGGGAACCTGCTGGGTCCTGCGGGGCCAGGGGCCGGAGGGCCTGGCATGGCTTCTCCCACCATCACCGTGGCGATGCCTGGTGTCCCTGCCTTTCTCCAGGGCATGACCGACTTTCTGCAGGTAAGTGCCTACCTTGCTCATCACCTCACCCTTCCTTTCCCTTGGCTCGGCCAGGCGCTGGTGCCTTGTTGCTGTGGTATTGCTGCTGGGCTACAGTCTCTGGTGGCATGTTGGTGGGAGGGAGCCTTGGGAATTTGTGGACTCGGattcccacccacccctgccccgattcggagatgaggaaattgaggctgtGAAAGCGAAGTAATTGGTGTTGCTGCTTTGTAACCTACCCCatcgagagggagagagggtcgGTGCTCTGCCCCATCCTGCCGCTGTGTAACTATGTGTGCGCATTGTGCTTTGGGAGTAAAGAGCAGATTACAGCTCTCCATCTTCCACGGTCCTCTTGGTTTGTGCCTTTCTGGTGTCGTTTTACATTCTTGTCTCCGTGCTCACCTTGTGTTCTGTTGTTTGTTCCTTCTCTTTGCCAGGCGACGCAGAcggcccctccgccccccccgccacccccacccccacccccagccccagagcaACAGACCATGCCCCCACCAGGGTCCCCTTCTGGTGGCGCAGGGAGTCCTGGAGGCCTGGGTCTTGAGAGCCTTTCACCGGAGTTTTTTACCTCCGTGGTGCAGGGCGTGCTGAACTCCCTGCTGGGCTCCCTGGGGGCTCGGGCTGGCAGTAGTGAAAGTATTGCTGCTTTCATACAGCGCCTCAGTGGATCAAGCAACATCTTTGAGCCTGGGGCTGATGGGGCCCTCGGTGAGCAAATTGGGAGTGCCTTGGCCTTCTACAGGGAGGGATAGGTCGATGGTCTCTGTTGAGGGGTATTGCCGAGGTGTGATGAGGCCCATGGGCTTGTGGTGGGTGGGCAGGCCAGGTGGTAGAGGCCACTGCtgacttctgtctctgtctctaggATTCTTTGGGGCCCTACTCTCTCTGCTGTGCCAGAACTTTTCCATGGTGGATGTGGTGATGCTTCTTCATGGGCATTTCCAGCCACTGCAGCGGCTCCAGCCCCAGCTGCGATCCTTTTTCCACCAGCACTACCTGGGTGGCCAAGAGCCCACACCTGGTAACATACGGGTAAATGAAGATCTTGGACCCCAGGGCTCTCTTTCTCGTCACTTTCTGTTATTTATTCCTGACTCTGTTTATCTGTCATCTAAAGCTATGATTGCTCCAGCTCAAGCCCTGGACTTACTGGAGGTAGAGGGGAGGGCAGTGTCTTGAGGGCTGGGGCTTGGATCTAAACTTGCGCTGTTTCCCCCATAGACGGCAACCCACACGTTGATCACAGGGCTGGAAGAGTACGTGCGGGAGAGTTTTGTGAGTACCCCTTCCACATTCCGTCTTCTCCTGGGTCCCGTCAGGGTAGCTCCTGTTCCTGCTACTGCTTTCGGTTCCTGGTCTCCCAGGGTTCCTGATTCGGAGGGtctttgtgtgtgttgtttctcAGTCTTTGGTGCAGGTTCAGCCAGGGGTGGACATCATCCGGACAAACCTGGAATTTCTCCAAGAGCAGTTCAATAGCATCGCTGCTCATGTACTGCACTGCACAGGTCAGGGGCAGCGgggctggggggccggggggcgggggtgttaGATGTGCAGAGCTGTCGGGTGCCAGCATCTCCTCCTTGTGTCTTGCCCATAGACAGTGGATTTGGGGCCCGCCTGCTTGAGTTGTGTAACCAGGGCCTGTTTGAATGCCTGGCCCTCAACCTGCACTGCTTGGGGGGACAGCAGATGGAGCTTGCCGCGGTCATCAATGGCCGAATTGTAAGTACCACCTCTGCCCCAGAGCCGCAGCCTTCTGTTTCCTTGGGTTTCCATTCTCTCTGGTATCATgcggtttttattttttctcccccaacTGCCGTCTTTTACTCTTTGACACTTTTCAAGAGCTCGTTGAAGATGCTGTGTTCTAAGGCTGCTTTTTGCCCTCAGCGTCGCATGTCTCGTGGGGTGAACCCGTCCTTGGTGAGCTGGCTGACCACTATGATGGGACTGAGGCTTCAGGTGGTTTTGGAGCACATGCCCGTAGGCCCTGATGCCATTCTCAGATATGTTCGCAGGGTTGGTGATCCACCCCAGGTAAGGGACCCAGATGGGCTCTGGGGTCAGGGGACTTGAGCGAACTGGAGAGGCCTGAGACAGCTTTCTGTGTTCTCCTTCTTTGTCCAATTTTATAGCCACTTCCCGAGGAGCCAATGGAAGTTCAGGGATCAGAGAGAACTTCCCCTGAGCCTCAGGTACCAGGGAGAGTTGAGGGGCCAGGTGATGTGGAGTGGGGGACCGGGGGCGGGAGGGCTGGAGCTGGGTGTGCTGAAGCCCTTGTCTTCCCACGTGTCTGGCTCCCAGCGGGAGAatgcttccccagcccctggaacaACAGCAGAAGAGGCCATGTCCCGAGGTCCGCCTCCTGCTCCTGAGGGCGGCGGCTCCCGTGACGAACAGGATGGAGCTTCAGTTGAGACAGAACCTTGGGCGGCCGCAGTCCCCCCAGTAAGTGTCGGGAGGTGGGCCGGTGGGCCAAGGCAGCTGAAAGTTGTGCCAGTTACTCATCCCCTTTTCATCCCCAGGAATGGGTTCCGATTATCCAGCAGGACATTCAGAGCCAGCGGAAGGTGAAGCCGCAGCCTCCCCTGAGCGATGCCTACCTCAGTGGTATGCCTGCCAAGAGACGCAAGGTTGGTCTGCTTCTTCCCTGAGGATCTCTCTTTATCCAAATTCCCCTGTCGTGTTTAGAATCCAATTACTCAGAGTCAGAAGGAATTCTTCCTAGTTTAGTCCCGTCATTTAATGGCTGAGGACACCTTCCCGGGGATTGACTTGCTCACGGTCGCTGCAGCACACCTTCACGTTAGCATTTGCCAGCAGTCCTGTCCTCCCTCAGCTGCCCGGTGGCTAGGAATGTGACTAGGGCCTATTTTCCTTAAGGTGGGCTTCCTCTTGTGGACTAGCCAGCTCAGAGTGCTGGCTGGCCTGACTCATCCTGCCCCTCTTATTTTGAAGAGTGAGTCCAGCACACTCAAATGCCATGTTTCGGCCAGAGCCGAATAAAACTAGGAAGGTATCTCTGCTGTCAAAACCGCCTGGACTAGTCCCCTTCTCTCCACTAGCATAGGAACTCAGTGGTTGACTCCTGGAAAGGGTGAGCTGGGTGGTGGCACTGGATCTGACGTTGATCCTCTTTTCCCTCCCGACCCCCTGTCCCCCAGACGATGCAGGGTGAGGGCCCCCAGCTGCTTCTCTCAGAGGCCGTGAGCCGGGCAGCTAAGGCAGCCGGAGCTCGGCCCCTGACGAGCCCCGAGAGCCTGAGCCGGGACCTGGAGGCACCAGAGGTTCAGGAGAGCTACAGGCAGCAGGTGCCCCCACCTTGAAGCAGGATAGGGATGGTCTAGTGGGAGGGGTTGGGCTAGGGCCCCTCTTTTCTGATCCTTTCAGAGATGAACTGGTCAGTCTGGGGCtaccatgtgatttttttaaagagtttttccCTAGTGGCATCTGGGAAGGCTCGGCGATACCATATTGGGCTGACAGTGTGGCTGGTGGGGAAGTGTTAGCTTCTAAGGGATGGCCTTGCGTGCTTGCTGGGATCCTAGGGGCCTGGCCGCTGCCCCTCcgacctgcttgctctctctctctagctccgGGCTGATATACAAAAGCGACTGCAGGAAGACCCCAACTACAGCCCCCAGCGCTTCCCTAATGCCCACCGGGCCTTTGCTGATGATCCCTAGCTCTTGTGGCCCTCCCTCATCAGGGGACCATTTCCCCCATCTTCCTTCAcagtatttaagaaataaaagtcagATTTTCCTGGCTCTTTGGTCTCTAAATTGTCTTCCTTAAATAGCCTAAGTACTTCAGGGGTGTCTGACTCCGActccggtcataatctcagggttcaggaGTTTTGAGCCcccatctggctctctgctctcagcctagagcctgcttcagaaactgttcccccttgctctctgcccctcccccactcacacacgccctctcaaaaatgaaaacagtacatTGTCTTCTCTGAACttgtttaaaattaagaatttctaggAACCTAGCTGTGTAAGACCACTTTTAACCTTTCCCTGGGAGATGGGCACTACCATGGTTTACTGTTCATGTAGCACAACACTAAAATGAGCCTGTTGACAGCGACAGCCCTTTACAGGGAACATTttcatgcagtttttttttttttttttttttttaatttagagtgAGGGCCTATGCGTGCGagttggggatgggcagagagggagagagaatcccaagcaggttcccggTTGTCCTTGCCAGAGTTCCACTAtttggggcttgagctcacaaactgagatcctgacctttaaacgcctgagccacccaggcaccccaaaagcattttacatgtgaataaaAGAGTTCAGAGAGAACAAAACTTACTCCAGGCTAGCATAGGGCTGTCAGACTATCCAGTAAAAAGCCTTTTAGCTGCAGACCTCAATACACTCTTAGCAGGCCTAGCCAAGTTTGACAATGGTGGAACTCCTCTACCTGGTCCAAGGAGCCTACTGTTCACGCTTGAACGGAGTCCATGACAACTTTAAAGGCATGTCCTCTCAAGTTTGTAGCCAGGACCAAAAAGACACAAGGATGCCAATCCTTTGCTACTCCCTTTGAGATGCAGTTGTGGTCCCCTCCCTGTTTGTTAGCTCCGTGCTGGACCAACTGGATGTGGCAGAAGAGCCCTGCTAAGGCCAGGTCCTACACTTTACAGCAGCCACCAGGACCTCTTTGAGCACTAGCTCAAGGACATAATTGTCACTAATGTCCCTAGTGACAGTCCAGTGGGATTCTACCTTCCAGGTGTGCCACCAAAGCCCCAGACACCTGAGGGTAGCCCTATGTGACCAGCCCAACCATCAGCTGCAGACTGGTAACCAACAGACCTCACTCACTGGCACAAGAAACCGATCGCCCAGTGGAAGCCAGCTCTAATTCCCAGTCCATAAGACTTCAATATACAATAAAATGGTCAAATTTTGAGATAGCTCGTTACAACAGATCACTGGGGTAAGTAAATTCCGTAAAACCACTTCACTGGGGACTGTACTATGGTACAAAAAGATTGCAAACAACCAACCCATCCCCaaaatcatttcagaaaaattttttaatccttttattactcttttttaacAAACGGCCCCAGGGATAGGGgaccaggggaggggggtggaggggaagtggggccccagccccacaacccctccccacccacccctttcccccttatatatttataatctataTACAagccccggggggtggggggcaaggggaACTCCCTCAGCGGGGTGGGGGCAACCCAGGATCCTTGTCCCCTCGAGACCCAGGCTCCTCTGCCCGTCGGGAAGGCCCCTCTCGAGAAGGTGGCCCTGTCCGCTCCCAAGGCTTCGGCATCCAGCGCAGGGCATCCGGTGGGGAGGCCTAGGATACAGGTACATAGAGGTCATACTGGGAAGTCAGGGATGGAAAAGACAGGAACTCAGATGGTAACTCTTGGATTCAGACTTGGGGCCACAGGGGTCTCCCCTTCACCTGCTGGTAGAGGTCGATGCGCTGGGTGCGGAAGACTCCGCTATAGGTAGATGGTGGGGCCTTGAGACGGGAATTGAGGCCAGAGAATGACCTAAAGGAAAAAGTTTTTAAGGCAAGCCTGACCCTTGTTCCCTGGCCCCTTAGTAAGAAAGCCCTTAAGGGTGAGCAGTCTGCatccccactccctcctcttGCCTTCCAACTGGGGGAGTACGTGACGACCCAGGTCCCCCAAGGTTGCTGCTCAGTTTCCGATAATCCTGGAAGGGCTTTAGTTCCACTGGGTgcagctgaaggaaaaaaaattcatgagcCTCCTGCCTCCCAACCCAATTCACCTGGAGATTCTGAATCCCTACCCCTAGCTCTTAGGAGTTCCCTCACACTTCAGTTCCTATACCTTACCTCGGCTCGCCCCAAGCTAGGGGGGAAGGGTCTGGCAGGTGAAGGCAGCACCCGAGTAGCAGGAGCAGGTGGGGGCCGCACAGCCAGGCTGGGGGGCTGCAGAGCAGGGCCCACAGGTAACAGAGAAAGGGGCGGTGGGGCAGGAGGTGGCGCTGGTGGCAGGGAGCCAAAGTTCACCACAGGCAGCTGTGAGTCTACCATGGGTAGAAGCATCTGTAGTTAAGAAATAATGTCGAGGGGAGGGCATTAAGGGCAGGGAGGAATGTCATAAAACCAGAAACAGAGTCAGACAAAAAAGCTAGAAATTGGGTAGAGAAACAATGAGGGACAAGTAACAAAAGGTACCTGTTGGGCAGGGGCCCCTGAGGGGAGGAACCCACTTTGGCCACCAGGTTGCAGAGGAGAATAAAAATCTGAGGGGGATGGCAGATCCTGGCGCACCTGTTGGGAGACAACAGGGAGAAATGTCAACTCCCAAAAgcattctcccccacccctaacTCCCGAAGCCCAGCACCTGCCCACCTCTCACCTGAAGCAAGGGTGGGTCGGGCAAAGGGCTGGGGCAGAAAGCTGGAGAGTagaggaaggaaggtggaggGTAGAGGATTCCCCCAGCTGGCAGCTTCCCCAGCTCTGTTGCTTGCAGTGCGGAGAAATCCAAAAACTGGCCCTTGACAGCTACCCCAGAAAGCAGTGCCGAGGGGGGCGCTGGGCCCGGGGGGAGGTACAGGGGCTGTGATCTGGAGGGGGGGGAAAAAgtcaggtggggagaaggagtcAGGAAACCAGAATCGTTTGTTCCAAGTTAAGTCTACTAGTGTTTCATACCCCAGAAACAggtcttccccttccctcccactgaGACACAGTTGCGTGTCCTTCTGAGATCAACAGTCATTGAGTCTCACCTGTAAGGGTGAAGTGAGGGTGTCCCAGGGCGGAAGCCTCCATTGTTGGGATGTAACTGAGAGTCTATGGCTCCCCCTGAGACCTGAGGGAGAGCAAGGCTGGAATAGCTCATTTTTCTGGTCAAGAAAAGATCTCCCACCCCACCTACTACAGTAAAAgccaaggagaaaaatgaagtaacaaaatggcatttTACAACTACATAAATCAGAAAGACAGACACTAAGGGGCAGCAGGCAGAAAGGGGTCATGGGACAGGAAATAGGACCTACCTGAGAATTGGGAGGCCCAGGGCTGCCATAGAAGACCTCAGGGTACAAACGCTGGCCTGAGGAACTGGGCTCTGGGCCACAGTGCCCAGGACCCAGGTTCTTGGACTGTGGCTCAGCTGAGGCAGAAGCACTGGGGAGTAACTCCCAATCTCGGGATACAGGGATGGCCTATGAGGAAAAAGCCTTGTCAGAAGCAATGTTTGGGCTTCCTGGATTCCAGGTCACAcccagacattttttccaaaaaccGAAGGCCTTTCCACCAAACTCATTCTCCCACTCACCTCAGTGACTGATGCTAActccttctctgcttttaaaCTGTCTCCTACCACTAGGCGCAAGTCCGAGTCCTGTGGTAGTGATGCAAGGGAGATTGTCCCATGACT
This region includes:
- the BAG6 gene encoding large proline-rich protein BAG6 isoform X3, producing the protein MEPSDTTSTTTSMEEPDSLEVLVKTLDSQTRTFIVGAQMNVKEFKEHIAASVSIPSEKQRLIYQGRVLQDDKKLQEYNVGGKVIHLVERAPPQTQLPSGASSGIGSASATHGGGPPPGTRGPGASVHDRNANSYVMVGTFNLPSEPRVRLVMAQHMIRDIQTLLSRMECRGGPQAQHSQPPPQTPTVAPESVALSSQTSEPVESEVPPREPMEAEEVEERAPAQSPELTPSGPAPAGSTPAPETNAPNHPSPAEYVEVLQELQRLESRLQPFLQRYYEVLGAAATTDYNNNQEGREEDQRLINLVGESLRLLGNTFVALSDLRCNLACAPPRHLHVVRPMSHYTTPMVLQQAAIPIQINVGTTVTMTGNGTRPPPTSNAEAAPPGPGQASSLAPTSTTVESSTEGVPPPGPAPPPTTSHPRVIRISHQSVEPVVMMHMNIQDSGTQPGGVPSAPTGPLGPPGHGQTLGSTLIQLPSLPPEFMHAVAHQITHQAMVAAVASAAAGQQVPGFPTAPTRVVIARPTPPQARPSHPGGPPISGTLQGAGLGTNASLAQMVSGLVGQLLMQPVLVAQGTPGMAPPPAPATASASAGTTNTATTAGPAPGGPAQPPPPQPSAADLQFSQLLGNLLGPAGPGAGGPGMASPTITVAMPGVPAFLQGMTDFLQATQTAPPPPPPPPPPPPAPEQQTMPPPGSPSGGAGSPGGLGLESLSPEFFTSVVQGVLNSLLGSLGARAGSSESIAAFIQRLSGSSNIFEPGADGALGFFGALLSLLCQNFSMVDVVMLLHGHFQPLQRLQPQLRSFFHQHYLGGQEPTPGNIRTATHTLITGLEEYVRESFSLVQVQPGVDIIRTNLEFLQEQFNSIAAHVLHCTDSGFGARLLELCNQGLFECLALNLHCLGGQQMELAAVINGRIRRMSRGVNPSLVSWLTTMMGLRLQVVLEHMPVGPDAILRYVRRVGDPPQPLPEEPMEVQGSERTSPEPQRENASPAPGTTAEEAMSRGPPPAPEGGGSRDEQDGASVETEPWAAAVPPEWVPIIQQDIQSQRKVKPQPPLSDAYLSGMPAKRRKTMQGEGPQLLLSEAVSRAAKAAGARPLTSPESLSRDLEAPEVQESYRQQLRADIQKRLQEDPNYSPQRFPNAHRAFADDP
- the BAG6 gene encoding large proline-rich protein BAG6 isoform X7, whose translation is MEPSDTTSTTTSMEEPDSLEVLVKTLDSQTRTFIVGAQMNVKEFKEHIAASVSIPSEKQRLIYQGRVLQDDKKLQEYNVGGKVIHLVERAPPQTQLPSGASSGIGSASATHGGGPPPGTRGPGASVHDRNANSYVMVGTFNLPSDGSAVDVHINMEQAPIQSEPRVRLVMAQHMIRDIQTLLSRMECRGGPQAQHSQPPPQTPTVAPESVALSSQTSEPVESEVPPREPMEAEEVEERAPAQSPELTPSGPAPAGSTPAPETNAPNHPSPAEYVEVLQELQRLESRLQPFLQRYYEVLGAAATTDYNNNQEGREEDQRLINLVGESLRLLGNTFVALSDLRCNLACAPPRHLHVVRPMSHYTTPMVLQQAAIPIQINVGTTVTMTGNGTRPPPTSNAEAAPPGPGQASSLAPTSTTVESSTEGVPPPGPAPPPTTSHPRVIRISHQSVEPVVMMHMNIQDSGTQPGGVPSAPTGPLGPPGHGQTLGSTLIQLPSLPPEFMHAVAHQITHQAMVAAVASAAAGQQVPGFPTAPTRVVIARPTPPQARPSHPGGPPISGTLQGAGLGTNASLAQMVSGLVGQLLMQPVLVAQGTPGMAPPPAPATASASAGTTNTATTAGPAPGGPAQPPPPQPSAADLQFSQLLGNLLGPAGPGAGGPGMASPTITVAMPGVPAFLQGMTDFLQATQTAPPPPPPPPPPPPAPEQQTMPPPGSPSGGAGSPGGLGLESLSPEFFTSVVQGVLNSLLGSLGARAGSSESIAAFIQRLSGSSNIFEPGADGALGFFGALLSLLCQNFSMVDVVMLLHGHFQPLQRLQPQLRSFFHQHYLGGQEPTPGNIRTATHTLITGLEEYVRESFSLVQVQPGVDIIRTNLEFLQEQFNSIAAHVLHCTDSGFGARLLELCNQGLFECLALNLHCLGGQQMELAAVINGRIRRMSRGVNPSLVSWLTTMMGLRLQVVLEHMPVGPDAILRYVRRVGDPPQPLPEEPMEVQGSERTSPEPQRENASPAPGTTAEEAMSRGPPPAPEGGGSRDEQDGASVETEPWAAAVPPEWVPIIQQDIQSQRKVKPQPPLSDAYLSGMPAKRRKLRADIQKRLQEDPNYSPQRFPNAHRAFADDP
- the BAG6 gene encoding large proline-rich protein BAG6 isoform X4, which codes for MEPSDTTSTTTSMEEPDSLEVLVKTLDSQTRTFIVGAQMNVKEFKEHIAASVSIPSEKQRLIYQGRVLQDDKKLQEYNVGGKVIHLVERAPPQTQLPSGASSGIGSASATHGGGPPPGTRGPGASVHDRNANSYVMVGTFNLPSDGSAVDVHINMEQAPIQSEPRVRLVMAQHMIRDIQTLLSRMECRGGPQAQHSQPPPQTPTVAPESVALSSQTSEPVESEVPPREPMEAEEVEERAPAQSPELTPSGPAPAGSTPAPETNAPNHPSPAEYVEVLQELQRLESRLQPFLQRYYEVLGAAATTDYNNNQEGREEDQRLINLVGESLRLLGNTFVALSDLRCNLACAPPRHLHVVRPMSHYTTPMVLQQAAIPIQINVGTTVTMTGNGTRPPPTSNAEAAPPGPGQASSLAPTSTTVESSTEGVPPPGPAPPPTTSHPRVIRISHQSVEPVVMMHMNIQGSTLIQLPSLPPEFMHAVAHQITHQAMVAAVASAAAGQQVPGFPTAPTRVVIARPTPPQARPSHPGGPPISGTLQGAGLGTNASLAQMVSGLVGQLLMQPVLVAQGTPGMAPPPAPATASASAGTTNTATTAGPAPGGPAQPPPPQPSAADLQFSQLLGNLLGPAGPGAGGPGMASPTITVAMPGVPAFLQGMTDFLQATQTAPPPPPPPPPPPPAPEQQTMPPPGSPSGGAGSPGGLGLESLSPEFFTSVVQGVLNSLLGSLGARAGSSESIAAFIQRLSGSSNIFEPGADGALGFFGALLSLLCQNFSMVDVVMLLHGHFQPLQRLQPQLRSFFHQHYLGGQEPTPGNIRTATHTLITGLEEYVRESFSLVQVQPGVDIIRTNLEFLQEQFNSIAAHVLHCTDSGFGARLLELCNQGLFECLALNLHCLGGQQMELAAVINGRIRRMSRGVNPSLVSWLTTMMGLRLQVVLEHMPVGPDAILRYVRRVGDPPQPLPEEPMEVQGSERTSPEPQRENASPAPGTTAEEAMSRGPPPAPEGGGSRDEQDGASVETEPWAAAVPPEWVPIIQQDIQSQRKVKPQPPLSDAYLSGMPAKRRKTMQGEGPQLLLSEAVSRAAKAAGARPLTSPESLSRDLEAPEVQESYRQQLRADIQKRLQEDPNYSPQRFPNAHRAFADDP
- the BAG6 gene encoding large proline-rich protein BAG6 isoform X12 yields the protein MEPSDTTSTTTSMEEPDSLEVLVKTLDSQTRTFIVGAQMNVKEFKEHIAASVSIPSEKQRLIYQGRVLQDDKKLQEYNVGGKVIHLVERAPPQTQLPSGASSGIGSASATHGGGPPPGTRGPGASVHDRNANSYVMVGTFNLPSEPRVRLVMAQHMIRDIQTLLSRMECRGGPQAQHSQPPPQTPTVAPESVALSSQTSEPVESEVPPREPMEAEEVEERAPAQSPELTPSGPAPAGSTPAPETNAPNHPSPAEYVEVLQELQRLESRLQPFLQRYYEVLGAAATTDYNNNQEGREEDQRLINLVGESLRLLGNTFVALSDLRCNLACAPPRHLHVVRPMSHYTTPMVLQQAAIPIQINVGTTVTMTGNGTRPPPTSNAEAAPPGPGQASSLAPTSTTVESSTEGVPPPGPAPPPTTSHPRVIRISHQSVEPVVMMHMNIQDSGTQPGGVPSAPTGPLGPPGHGQTLGSTLIQLPSLPPEFMHAVAHQITHQAMVAAVASAAAGQQVPGFPTAPTRVVIARPTPPQARPSHPGGPPISGTLGAGLGTNASLAQMVSGLVGQLLMQPVLVAQGTPGMAPPPAPATASASAGTTNTATTAGPAPGGPAQPPPPQPSAADLQFSQLLGNLLGPAGPGAGGPGMASPTITVAMPGVPAFLQGMTDFLQATQTAPPPPPPPPPPPPAPEQQTMPPPGSPSGGAGSPGGLGLESLSPEFFTSVVQGVLNSLLGSLGARAGSSESIAAFIQRLSGSSNIFEPGADGALGFFGALLSLLCQNFSMVDVVMLLHGHFQPLQRLQPQLRSFFHQHYLGGQEPTPGNIRTATHTLITGLEEYVRESFSLVQVQPGVDIIRTNLEFLQEQFNSIAAHVLHCTDSGFGARLLELCNQGLFECLALNLHCLGGQQMELAAVINGRIRRMSRGVNPSLVSWLTTMMGLRLQVVLEHMPVGPDAILRYVRRVGDPPQPLPEEPMEVQGSERTSPEPQRENASPAPGTTAEEAMSRGPPPAPEGGGSRDEQDGASVETEPWAAAVPPEWVPIIQQDIQSQRKVKPQPPLSDAYLSGMPAKRRKLRADIQKRLQEDPNYSPQRFPNAHRAFADDP